A stretch of Leptospira bouyouniensis DNA encodes these proteins:
- a CDS encoding ABC transporter ATP-binding protein/permease, translating to MAIEPIKYPPGKHLLKIISQLLNSKQGPTAIRYSIYLIVLVILFNVFNVFNSFVGRDFISSIEQKNQKGFYQYAILYAIVFLISAGIGSIYRFIEERLGIVWREQLTWRLTNSYLNGKTYHLILNQKGIENPDQRISDDVKSFTTTTLSFILLFLGGLFSAISFAGVLWSINPTLFLVAVLYATIGTISTIFLGKELIRLNYNQLDLEANYRSDLLHIKQHAESIAVTHRELRMIVRLKSKLKKLVTNFKKLISVNLRLSLFTNSYNYFIQIIPMLIIAPSYMRGEIEFGVITQAGLAFTTLLNAFSLIVTQFQSISAFTAVVKRLHTLDTAMVHYEKTNQKKEETNYKSNEIIFENYSIYSGDKSKFIIDHLDLTIKTRERWLVTAIDEETKFSFFRSLAGISHHEEGIILKPSRDEILFLPEQPYLPPGRLRNVIVPAFLGNSVSDQQVMKELKNHNIDMLVKRLGGLSALKEWDDELSLAEKFKISTIRIELAKPKFVVIDRPTSSVGKFEISKILKKFHNLGITCIVIAKGEETALEFDYHLNFSHFGKWKVITLNPFLKEV from the coding sequence AATCAAATACCCTCCTGGAAAACATTTACTAAAAATCATTTCCCAATTACTAAATTCCAAACAAGGGCCAACGGCAATTCGTTACAGCATCTACCTGATTGTACTTGTCATCCTATTCAATGTATTTAATGTTTTTAATAGTTTCGTTGGAAGAGATTTTATCTCTTCAATAGAACAAAAAAATCAAAAGGGATTCTATCAATATGCAATTTTGTATGCAATTGTATTTTTAATCTCAGCTGGGATCGGCTCCATCTATCGTTTTATTGAAGAAAGACTTGGGATTGTATGGAGAGAACAATTAACATGGAGGCTCACAAATTCTTACTTAAATGGAAAAACATACCATTTAATTTTAAACCAAAAAGGAATCGAGAATCCTGACCAAAGGATCTCTGATGATGTCAAATCCTTCACTACCACAACTCTTTCATTCATTTTACTTTTTTTAGGAGGACTTTTTTCTGCAATTTCCTTTGCCGGTGTTTTATGGAGTATCAATCCAACTTTGTTTTTGGTAGCGGTTCTATATGCTACGATCGGAACCATTTCTACTATCTTTCTGGGAAAAGAGCTCATTCGACTAAATTACAACCAATTGGATTTAGAAGCAAACTATCGTTCCGATTTACTCCACATCAAACAACATGCAGAATCCATCGCCGTTACCCATAGAGAACTCAGAATGATAGTAAGACTAAAGTCGAAATTGAAAAAACTTGTGACGAATTTTAAAAAATTAATCTCAGTCAATTTAAGACTTAGCTTATTCACAAATAGTTATAACTATTTTATCCAAATCATTCCCATGCTCATCATTGCACCAAGTTATATGCGTGGTGAAATAGAATTTGGAGTTATCACTCAAGCAGGGCTTGCTTTTACTACACTATTAAATGCGTTTTCACTGATAGTAACACAATTCCAATCTATATCAGCTTTCACTGCGGTTGTAAAACGTTTACATACATTGGATACAGCAATGGTTCATTATGAAAAGACGAATCAAAAAAAGGAAGAAACTAACTACAAGTCCAACGAAATCATCTTTGAAAATTATTCTATCTATTCAGGTGATAAATCAAAATTCATCATCGATCACTTAGATCTAACCATCAAAACCAGAGAAAGATGGCTTGTTACAGCCATTGATGAGGAAACAAAATTTAGTTTTTTTCGATCTCTTGCGGGAATCTCTCATCATGAAGAAGGAATCATTTTAAAACCAAGCCGAGATGAAATTTTATTTTTACCCGAACAACCTTACTTACCTCCCGGAAGATTACGCAATGTAATCGTACCTGCATTTTTGGGTAATTCAGTTTCAGACCAACAAGTAATGAAAGAACTGAAAAATCATAACATTGACATGTTAGTTAAACGATTGGGCGGATTATCTGCCCTAAAAGAATGGGACGACGAACTTTCATTAGCTGAAAAATTCAAAATTTCCACTATTAGAATCGAGTTAGCGAAACCAAAATTTGTTGTGATTGACCGTCCGACTTCGAGTGTCGGTAAATTCGAAATTTCTAAAATATTAAAAAAATTCCATAATTTAGGAATTACATGTATTGTCATTGCGAAGGGAGAAGAAACAGCACTTGAATTTGATTACCATCTGAACTTTTCTCATTTTGGGAAATGGAAGGTCATTACGTTAAACCCATTTTTAAAGGAGGTTTAA
- a CDS encoding GH36-type glycosyl hydrolase domain-containing protein — MIILKNKSGLNVHFFSNVSLHSIYLNDTLMNLYFGNEMDQSVFNLTLEYRLESKTKSIALFSPIGSPLIQTSERKVTISRKIDNLNIITKFEIHPIQNIWQVQTTIQNQSNNMIPISLVYTQDIGLCDPNSAKLNEAFVSQYIHHEVIQNQTYGTSILSRQNELVFGKHPASFTFSDQIVSSYATDGRDIFEQGKVKPFQNRRYQGEHSIIGLGTEETVLQPQETVVSHFYTFLIENLDRIETFFSQPYEPKSMLDDWEYDVSPVEITLAPNISLFHHRKNGNGNKVNENTLKLQFANPWRNVERSQDGSILSFFTDEDTYVSLLQKEILCKRPQGQLLRTGVNLTPEESSLTSTSYFNGLFISQLTQGHTSINQLLSRKSGDLGTNQSKGLRIFIKVKGEWICLENPSFLVFKPSSLKWVYFFNNESIQIQLNANDNDSFTINFSHDFSNPLEVIFSFATSLDGDNGNLPFPLTINKSTHSITVSPNQKSTIFERFNGKGFRIETDSIANLNVSDDRMLFESNQSLNLPYLTISTEIQSSITLHIFGELQVEKRAKKTSFNNEYLIQYRSLLNSAKKANNQSFLEMIEILPWFKQNAEIHYLNPRGLEQFSGGGWGTRDVCQGAFEYLLTSGNFSAIRDLCIRVFSEQNEDGDWPQWFMLYERDKHIRADDSHGDILYWPIICILIYLERTDDFSILEETTSNQVRINKRKIAEGIEIPLKEILNRFIPNTVLPKYGNGDWNDSMQPKEKNFRDEAVSPWTAELQIILFQKLVWYYQILGNEEKKNFYLSLSNTLSFQIRENCMESGIIAGLIQFSSNGEKEFLLHPKDKVSSIRYSILPMIYGIISNVFTKDEAEFHLKIIESHLTGPDGVRLFDKPVPYKNGQSTFFKRAETASFFGREIGLMYTHAHLRYCEALAEMGKSQEFFKQLNLINPIGIRNRIPSCEIRQSNCYYSSSDGVFLDRTDAETNYNKLLRGEIPLEGGWRVYSSGPGIFLKLFYETLLGIQIQKNGIIFDPILPIDLNGLNIEADFFSTKFNLKYEVKSINGLIHSIKLNGKKISAKRMPHQYRTGGLKITKEQLLSEIKSEKNTLEILIQ; from the coding sequence ATGATAATCCTTAAAAACAAATCTGGACTCAATGTTCATTTTTTTTCAAATGTTTCATTACATTCCATTTATTTAAACGATACGTTAATGAATTTATATTTTGGAAATGAAATGGATCAAAGTGTATTCAATCTAACTTTAGAATATAGATTAGAATCAAAAACAAAATCCATCGCACTTTTTTCTCCAATTGGATCACCTTTGATCCAAACATCTGAACGTAAGGTTACTATCAGTCGAAAGATTGATAATTTAAATATCATCACGAAATTTGAAATCCATCCTATTCAAAATATTTGGCAAGTCCAAACAACAATTCAAAACCAATCAAACAACATGATCCCAATATCTTTGGTTTACACCCAAGACATTGGACTTTGCGATCCCAATTCCGCAAAACTAAATGAAGCATTTGTTTCCCAATACATTCATCATGAAGTGATCCAAAACCAAACATATGGAACTTCCATTTTATCTAGACAAAATGAATTGGTTTTTGGAAAACACCCAGCAAGTTTTACGTTCTCTGACCAAATAGTTTCTTCCTATGCGACAGATGGAAGGGATATATTTGAACAAGGAAAAGTAAAACCTTTTCAAAACCGAAGATATCAAGGAGAACACTCAATCATTGGACTAGGAACAGAGGAGACAGTTCTACAACCTCAAGAAACAGTTGTTAGCCATTTTTATACATTTCTCATTGAAAATCTGGATAGGATCGAAACATTTTTTTCTCAACCATATGAACCAAAATCCATGTTAGACGATTGGGAGTATGATGTATCACCTGTTGAAATCACATTAGCACCAAATATCAGTTTATTTCACCATCGCAAAAATGGGAATGGCAACAAAGTCAATGAAAATACATTGAAATTACAGTTTGCGAATCCTTGGCGAAATGTGGAACGATCTCAAGACGGATCCATCTTGTCTTTTTTTACCGATGAAGACACCTATGTTTCTCTTTTGCAAAAAGAAATTTTATGTAAAAGACCGCAAGGCCAGCTCTTAAGGACAGGAGTGAATCTCACTCCAGAAGAATCATCTCTTACTTCCACTTCTTATTTTAATGGACTATTTATTTCTCAACTCACACAAGGTCATACTAGCATCAACCAATTGCTTTCGCGAAAAAGTGGTGATTTGGGAACGAACCAATCAAAAGGTCTAAGGATTTTTATTAAAGTAAAAGGGGAATGGATCTGTTTAGAAAATCCATCTTTTTTGGTGTTCAAACCAAGTTCCTTAAAGTGGGTCTATTTTTTTAACAACGAGTCCATTCAGATCCAATTAAATGCCAATGATAACGATTCGTTCACGATCAATTTTTCGCATGACTTTTCGAATCCATTAGAAGTCATTTTTTCTTTTGCGACTAGTTTAGATGGAGACAATGGTAATTTACCATTTCCTCTTACCATCAACAAATCAACCCATTCTATTACAGTTTCTCCAAACCAAAAGAGTACTATTTTCGAAAGATTCAATGGAAAAGGATTTCGGATAGAAACTGATTCAATTGCGAATTTAAATGTTTCCGATGACCGAATGTTATTTGAATCGAATCAATCACTCAACCTACCCTATTTGACCATCAGTACAGAAATTCAATCATCCATTACATTACATATTTTTGGAGAATTACAGGTTGAAAAAAGGGCAAAAAAAACTTCATTTAACAATGAATATCTAATTCAATATCGATCACTATTAAACTCTGCAAAAAAAGCAAATAATCAAAGTTTTTTGGAGATGATTGAAATCCTTCCGTGGTTCAAACAAAATGCCGAAATCCACTACCTAAATCCGAGAGGTTTAGAGCAATTTTCGGGTGGTGGATGGGGAACAAGAGATGTTTGCCAAGGTGCATTTGAATACTTATTGACCTCGGGTAATTTTTCTGCGATCAGAGATTTGTGCATCCGTGTCTTCAGCGAACAGAATGAAGATGGAGATTGGCCTCAATGGTTTATGTTATATGAAAGAGATAAACATATCCGAGCCGATGATTCACATGGAGACATTTTATATTGGCCGATTATATGTATCCTCATTTATCTAGAGAGGACAGACGATTTTAGCATATTGGAAGAAACAACCTCAAATCAGGTCCGAATCAACAAACGTAAGATTGCAGAGGGAATTGAAATCCCTCTAAAAGAAATTTTGAATCGCTTTATTCCCAATACAGTTTTACCAAAATATGGGAATGGAGATTGGAATGACTCGATGCAACCAAAGGAAAAAAACTTTCGAGACGAAGCTGTAAGCCCTTGGACTGCGGAACTACAAATTATCCTCTTTCAAAAATTAGTTTGGTATTATCAAATCCTTGGAAATGAAGAAAAGAAAAATTTCTATTTATCATTATCCAATACGCTAAGTTTTCAAATCCGAGAGAATTGTATGGAATCAGGAATCATTGCCGGACTCATTCAATTTTCATCTAACGGAGAAAAAGAATTTCTATTACACCCAAAAGATAAAGTTTCAAGCATCCGATACAGTATTTTGCCAATGATTTACGGAATCATTTCCAATGTTTTTACGAAGGACGAAGCAGAATTCCATTTAAAAATAATAGAATCTCATCTAACGGGACCAGATGGTGTGAGATTATTTGACAAACCAGTTCCTTACAAAAATGGACAGTCAACATTTTTTAAACGAGCAGAGACTGCCAGTTTTTTTGGACGCGAAATAGGACTTATGTATACCCATGCCCATCTTAGGTATTGTGAAGCATTGGCTGAGATGGGAAAATCACAGGAGTTTTTCAAGCAACTCAATCTAATCAATCCAATAGGAATTAGAAATCGTATTCCAAGTTGTGAAATACGTCAGTCTAACTGCTATTATTCGAGCTCCGATGGAGTATTTTTGGATCGAACGGATGCGGAAACCAATTATAATAAACTTTTAAGAGGAGAAATTCCTTTAGAAGGTGGCTGGAGAGTATATTCCAGTGGACCAGGAATATTCTTAAAATTATTTTATGAAACTCTTCTGGGGATTCAAATCCAAAAAAATGGAATCATCTTTGATCCAATACTACCAATCGATCTAAATGGTTTAAACATTGAAGCGGATTTTTTCTCTACGAAATTCAATCTTAAATATGAAGTTAAATCCATAAATGGATTAATCCATTCAATAAAACTCAATGGTAAAAAAATCAGTGCAAAAAGAATGCCCCATCAGTATCGAACCGGTGGCCTTAAGATAACAAAGGAACAACTGTTATCTGAAATAAAATCTGAGAAGAATACATTGGAGATTTTGATTCAATAA
- a CDS encoding P-II family nitrogen regulator, with amino-acid sequence MKMIIAIIQPHKLEEVKAELTKNEIYRLTVSDVQGYGQQKGKTEVFRGHEYTVNLLRKVRLEIAVNDEFVKPTVDAILKAAKSGDGKIGDGKIFITPLEEVIRIRTGEKGKNAI; translated from the coding sequence ATGAAAATGATCATTGCAATCATCCAGCCACATAAGTTGGAAGAAGTAAAAGCTGAGTTAACCAAAAACGAAATCTATCGTTTAACAGTATCAGACGTTCAAGGTTACGGACAACAAAAGGGAAAAACTGAAGTTTTCCGCGGTCATGAGTATACTGTGAACCTACTCAGGAAAGTAAGGTTAGAAATTGCTGTAAACGATGAATTCGTAAAACCAACTGTAGATGCGATTCTAAAAGCAGCTAAAAGTGGTGATGGAAAAATCGGTGACGGTAAGATTTTTATCACTCCTTTAGAAGAAGTGATTCGAATCAGAACTGGCGAAAAAGGTAAAAACGCCATTTAA
- a CDS encoding ammonium transporter, with protein MKQYFKSIAFLLLVVPMFLFADEAATVVSPAEETAKAIQTLTVGLDTLWVLVAGMLVFFMNAGFALVESGFAQSKNTVNILAKNFIVFAAATFSYWAIGWGLMFGDGTPYYATEGVFFLTGLDNSPALGDDYKGVYSSMNWTGVPLLAKFFFQLVFAATAATIVSGAVAERIKFHSFLIFSFILVAVMYPFTGHWVWGGGWLAGLGFHDFAGSTVVHSVGGWAALAGAIVLGARKGKFLPDGRIKPILGHNMTSAALGTLILWLGWFGFNPGSTMGVGDGSTMSHVIVTTNISAALGALASTVTAWIILKKPDLGMILNGTLAGLVGITAPCAIVSPTSAAIIGAVSGVLVVLSVLFFDKMKIDDPVGATSVHLVCGIWGTLAVAIFGYEGSPAGVDVPSILTQLYGILAIGGFTFAVSLILWFVLKLAGGIRVSEEEELSGLDLGEHGAEAYPDFNIRVRG; from the coding sequence ATGAAACAATATTTCAAATCAATCGCCTTCCTTCTCCTGGTAGTTCCGATGTTCCTTTTTGCAGATGAAGCTGCAACAGTCGTGAGCCCAGCAGAAGAAACCGCAAAAGCAATCCAAACATTAACTGTAGGACTCGACACATTATGGGTGTTAGTTGCAGGTATGTTGGTGTTCTTTATGAATGCTGGATTTGCATTAGTAGAATCTGGATTTGCACAATCAAAAAACACAGTAAATATTTTAGCAAAAAACTTTATCGTTTTTGCAGCCGCAACATTCTCTTATTGGGCAATTGGTTGGGGATTGATGTTTGGTGACGGAACTCCTTATTATGCTACGGAAGGTGTTTTCTTTTTAACTGGACTTGATAACTCTCCTGCACTTGGGGATGACTACAAAGGTGTTTATTCTTCAATGAATTGGACTGGTGTTCCGCTACTTGCGAAATTTTTCTTCCAATTAGTTTTCGCTGCTACTGCTGCCACAATTGTATCAGGAGCTGTAGCTGAGCGGATTAAGTTCCATTCCTTTTTAATATTCTCATTCATACTTGTTGCCGTGATGTATCCTTTCACAGGTCACTGGGTATGGGGTGGTGGATGGTTAGCTGGACTTGGTTTTCATGACTTTGCAGGATCTACCGTCGTACACTCTGTAGGTGGATGGGCAGCCCTTGCTGGTGCCATCGTACTTGGAGCGAGAAAAGGTAAATTTTTACCTGATGGTCGTATCAAACCAATCCTTGGCCACAATATGACATCTGCAGCTCTTGGAACACTGATCCTTTGGCTCGGTTGGTTTGGATTTAACCCTGGTTCAACGATGGGTGTTGGTGATGGTAGTACAATGTCACACGTTATTGTTACCACAAATATTTCTGCAGCACTCGGAGCACTTGCATCCACAGTGACTGCTTGGATCATCCTAAAAAAACCAGATCTTGGTATGATTCTCAATGGAACACTTGCTGGACTAGTAGGGATTACTGCACCTTGTGCAATTGTAAGCCCAACTTCTGCTGCAATCATCGGCGCTGTGTCAGGTGTGTTAGTGGTGTTGTCCGTATTATTCTTTGATAAAATGAAAATTGATGACCCAGTTGGTGCAACATCAGTTCACTTGGTGTGTGGAATTTGGGGAACACTTGCAGTTGCCATTTTTGGATACGAAGGATCTCCTGCTGGAGTAGACGTTCCTTCCATTCTTACACAACTCTATGGAATTTTAGCAATCGGTGGATTCACATTTGCCGTTTCTCTCATCCTTTGGTTTGTATTAAAACTAGCTGGTGGAATCCGAGTAAGTGAAGAAGAAGAATTAAGTGGATTGGATCTTGGAGAACATGGTGCAGAAGCATACCCTGATTTCAATATCCGAGTTCGTGGTTAA